A DNA window from Luteolibacter luteus contains the following coding sequences:
- a CDS encoding ELWxxDGT repeat protein translates to MTAGDRVYYQTFDDNEHGRLLWATGGDSANTSVVLDLDEEDDANYRDPGLLGVSGQTALLAKWGDGVAEGLWRHRQTESQAVPLAPGDAPVFPQGELAFFTSYDPATGREPYVTDGTIEGTRLLRDLRPKTAYDPVSSPPAEFSSSPQWVARVGSKTYFTAESLFYGRELWVTDGTPLGTVLVKDISGNSTSSIFGKVHVWGDKLLFFAGARTSYYEEAGLWISDGTSQGTRRLMIAAPDPWYDAESNDGPMFAELDGRIYFTAKTEEDGQELWSTDGTVDGTQRVKDIFPGSAGSEPEWLTSTGSAIYFTGNDGRHGRELWRTDGTADGTVLVKDFTMDAASSLPQGLAYTGGRLFFMATTPDAGAAAWVIDQP, encoded by the coding sequence ATGACAGCGGGAGACCGCGTCTACTATCAGACTTTCGACGACAACGAGCACGGTCGCCTGCTTTGGGCCACCGGCGGCGATAGTGCCAATACATCGGTGGTGCTGGACCTCGATGAAGAGGATGACGCGAACTACCGGGATCCCGGATTGCTTGGGGTCTCTGGTCAGACGGCCTTGCTTGCGAAGTGGGGGGATGGTGTCGCCGAAGGATTGTGGCGTCATAGGCAGACCGAATCCCAAGCTGTGCCCTTGGCTCCTGGCGACGCACCGGTTTTCCCGCAGGGGGAACTCGCGTTCTTCACGAGCTACGATCCGGCCACGGGTCGTGAGCCCTATGTCACGGATGGCACGATCGAGGGAACTCGGCTCTTGAGGGACCTGCGTCCGAAGACTGCCTATGATCCTGTATCCAGTCCTCCGGCGGAATTTTCATCATCGCCCCAATGGGTCGCGAGGGTAGGGAGCAAGACCTACTTCACTGCGGAGTCGCTTTTTTATGGTCGCGAGTTGTGGGTCACCGATGGCACTCCCCTGGGTACGGTCTTGGTGAAGGACATCAGTGGTAACAGCACGTCTTCCATCTTCGGCAAAGTCCACGTCTGGGGCGACAAGCTCCTCTTCTTCGCAGGCGCCAGGACATCCTACTATGAGGAAGCGGGACTCTGGATCAGTGATGGCACGTCACAAGGGACGAGGCGTCTGATGATCGCCGCGCCGGATCCATGGTATGACGCTGAAAGTAACGACGGCCCGATGTTCGCGGAGCTTGATGGCAGGATCTACTTCACCGCGAAAACGGAAGAGGATGGCCAAGAACTTTGGAGCACCGATGGCACGGTGGATGGCACTCAGCGGGTAAAGGACATTTTTCCCGGCTCCGCAGGATCGGAGCCGGAATGGCTCACCAGCACAGGCAGCGCGATCTACTTCACGGGGAATGATGGCCGTCATGGTCGCGAGTTGTGGCGCACGGACGGGACAGCGGACGGCACCGTGCTTGTGAAGGACTTTACCATGGATGCCGCGAGCAGCCTTCCCCAGGGCCTCGCCTACACCGGAGGAAGGTTGTTCTTCATGGCGACCACGCCGGATGCAGGTGCTGCGGCTTGGGTGATCGATCAGCCCTGA
- a CDS encoding elongation factor P produces MASTPVINLRRGHAVRHNNDVCVVISHELKTPPRMASYVVMSIRSVATKKVANLRLTSNDSMESVLLERIPHEYSYKDSSGYHFLHNETYDDVAVHDDIIDTVRDYLIESNTYTLLFADGLVADIELPPSMEMIVAESPEGVKGDSANNAYKSATMETGLVVQVPLFINPGEKLIIKTEDGSYISRA; encoded by the coding sequence ATGGCCAGCACGCCCGTCATCAACCTCCGCAGGGGACACGCCGTCCGTCACAACAACGACGTCTGCGTCGTGATTTCCCACGAGCTCAAGACGCCGCCGCGCATGGCGTCCTACGTGGTGATGTCGATCCGCAGCGTTGCCACCAAAAAGGTCGCCAACCTGCGCCTCACCTCGAACGACTCCATGGAGTCCGTTCTCCTCGAGCGCATCCCGCACGAATACTCCTACAAGGATTCCAGCGGCTACCACTTCCTTCACAACGAGACTTACGATGACGTGGCAGTGCACGATGACATCATCGACACCGTCCGCGACTACCTCATCGAGAGCAACACCTACACCCTGCTCTTCGCCGACGGCCTCGTCGCCGACATCGAGCTCCCGCCGTCGATGGAAATGATCGTGGCCGAATCCCCGGAAGGCGTGAAGGGCGACTCCGCGAACAACGCTTACAAGTCCGCCACGATGGAAACCGGCCTGGTCGTCCAAGTGCCGCTCTTCATCAACCCGGGCGAAAAGCTCATCATCAAGACCGAAGACGGCAGCTACATCAGCCGCGCCTGA
- a CDS encoding beta-galactosidase, with translation MDTKPLAPILRNAASCSLALLMALANSSVALAQAEGQSKHSFSIGEKELLLDGKTFQIRCGELHFARVPKEYWRHRLQLCKAMGLNAVCAYLFWNLHEFEKGKYHWEGQADAAEFCKLAQEEGLWVILRPGPYACAEWDGGGLPWWLLKKPDMALRSRDPDFMTASRAWLAEVGRVLGPMQVSKGGPILMAQVENEYGFYGKDAEYMGMMRQSMIDAGFDIPLFACNPTGNLHNGKRDDLFNVVNFGSDPQTGFKKLREVQPTGPLMCGEFYPGWFDTWGAPHHLGNTDRYLADLEYMLKEGASFSIYMAHGGTSFGMWAGADRPFKPDTSSYDYDAPVSEAGWIGEKFDRTRNLMSRYLLPGETIPDPPAPIPAQEIAGFALTETAAVFQNLPQPVKDSAPRHMEAYDQGHGCAVYRVTLPAGPAATLHIEQLHDFGWVYLDGKEVGIMDRRSRRFQVRLPERKAPAQLDILVETMGHVNFGTEIHDRKGIHGKVTLQEGSKQTDITGEWSVYPLKLDEALLASLKWKSDAAGSPGPKFWRGSFNAGKKADTFLDLRNWGKGVVWVNGHCLARYWNIGPTQTAYLPGAWLKEGANEVVILDLLGPAKPVLAGLAKPILDELHPDLDFARKGTKKGELVLKGRDPDLSASFAAGAEVQEVKFKKPLTGSQFVLETLNAHDGKPYAAIAELDLLDPAGNSISHASWTIAYVDSEEMVGEDGSASNAINGQTADFWHSEWKSAQPNFPHTLVIDLGKTTEIAGMRYTPRSGNNPGRIKDYRVYVGDKLVTETK, from the coding sequence ATGGATACGAAGCCCTTGGCCCCCATCCTCCGGAACGCGGCGAGTTGCTCGCTCGCGCTTCTGATGGCCCTCGCGAATAGCAGCGTTGCCCTGGCCCAAGCCGAGGGACAGTCGAAGCATAGCTTCTCCATCGGCGAAAAGGAGCTCTTGCTCGATGGTAAGACCTTCCAGATCCGCTGCGGTGAACTTCATTTCGCCCGCGTGCCCAAAGAGTATTGGCGGCATCGCCTCCAGCTCTGCAAGGCGATGGGCCTGAACGCCGTGTGCGCTTATCTTTTCTGGAACCTCCACGAGTTCGAGAAGGGTAAATATCACTGGGAAGGCCAAGCCGATGCCGCGGAGTTCTGCAAGCTGGCACAGGAGGAAGGACTCTGGGTGATCCTGCGCCCGGGACCTTACGCTTGCGCGGAGTGGGACGGTGGCGGCTTGCCGTGGTGGCTACTGAAAAAGCCTGACATGGCTTTGCGTTCCCGTGATCCCGATTTCATGACGGCCAGCCGTGCATGGCTCGCCGAAGTCGGTCGTGTCCTGGGGCCGATGCAGGTGAGCAAGGGAGGCCCCATCCTGATGGCTCAGGTCGAGAATGAGTATGGTTTTTACGGCAAGGACGCCGAATACATGGGCATGATGCGGCAATCGATGATCGATGCCGGATTCGATATCCCGCTCTTCGCCTGCAACCCGACGGGCAATCTCCACAACGGCAAGCGCGACGACCTTTTCAATGTGGTCAACTTCGGTAGTGATCCGCAGACGGGCTTCAAGAAGCTGCGCGAGGTGCAGCCGACCGGTCCGCTGATGTGCGGGGAATTTTATCCGGGCTGGTTCGACACGTGGGGCGCTCCGCATCATCTCGGCAACACCGACCGCTATCTGGCGGATCTTGAATACATGCTTAAGGAAGGCGCGTCCTTCAGCATCTACATGGCACACGGAGGTACATCCTTCGGGATGTGGGCGGGGGCGGATCGTCCCTTCAAGCCGGACACCAGCAGCTACGATTATGATGCTCCCGTCAGCGAAGCAGGGTGGATCGGGGAGAAATTCGATCGCACCCGCAACCTCATGTCGCGCTACCTCCTGCCGGGCGAAACGATCCCGGACCCACCGGCTCCGATTCCAGCCCAGGAGATCGCGGGCTTCGCGCTCACGGAGACAGCTGCGGTTTTTCAAAATCTTCCTCAGCCGGTGAAGGACAGCGCCCCGCGCCACATGGAGGCTTATGATCAGGGGCACGGTTGCGCGGTGTATCGAGTGACGCTCCCGGCGGGCCCCGCGGCGACGTTGCACATCGAGCAGCTCCATGATTTCGGCTGGGTCTACCTCGACGGCAAGGAAGTCGGTATAATGGACCGTCGCTCTCGCCGCTTCCAAGTCCGCCTGCCCGAACGCAAGGCTCCGGCTCAGCTCGATATCCTCGTGGAGACGATGGGCCACGTGAATTTCGGTACCGAGATCCATGATCGCAAGGGTATCCACGGCAAGGTCACGCTACAGGAAGGCAGCAAGCAGACGGATATCACCGGTGAGTGGTCGGTGTATCCGCTGAAGCTGGATGAGGCCTTGTTAGCCTCGCTGAAGTGGAAGTCCGATGCAGCCGGAAGTCCGGGCCCGAAATTCTGGCGCGGAAGCTTCAACGCGGGCAAGAAGGCCGACACTTTCCTGGATCTCCGCAATTGGGGCAAAGGGGTGGTCTGGGTGAATGGCCACTGCCTTGCACGCTATTGGAATATCGGCCCCACACAAACGGCCTACTTGCCCGGAGCATGGCTGAAGGAAGGTGCGAACGAGGTGGTGATCCTCGATTTGTTAGGACCTGCCAAGCCCGTTCTCGCGGGGCTCGCCAAGCCTATTCTCGATGAACTTCATCCGGATCTTGATTTCGCCCGCAAGGGTACGAAGAAAGGCGAACTAGTGCTTAAGGGCCGCGATCCGGATCTCAGCGCCTCCTTCGCCGCAGGCGCAGAGGTGCAGGAGGTGAAATTCAAGAAGCCGCTCACGGGCTCGCAATTCGTCCTTGAGACCTTGAATGCCCACGACGGCAAGCCCTATGCCGCTATCGCCGAATTGGACCTGCTCGATCCCGCAGGTAACTCGATCTCCCATGCAAGCTGGACGATTGCCTATGTCGATAGTGAGGAGATGGTGGGCGAAGACGGTTCCGCTTCGAATGCGATCAACGGACAGACGGCGGATTTTTGGCATAGCGAGTGGAAATCCGCGCAGCCGAATTTCCCGCATACGCTCGTCATCGACCTCGGGAAGACGACGGAGATCGCCGGCATGCGCTACACGCCCCGCAGCGGGAACAATCCAGGACGCATCAAGGACTACCGGGTCTACGTCGGAGACAAGCTGGTGACGGAGACGAAGTAG
- a CDS encoding alpha/beta hydrolase, whose protein sequence is MKWSFGAAVLMLSCSSCITQRAADLLTVPRRAADGEHWERETKLKPQRFEVVASDGIKLTGYQLDPAPGTKRRGTAYLLHGFGNSKEQMLPVAKELSTAGFRCVAWDSRGHGKSEGRRATYGTREVDDALRVIRSSRALSHGKREPEVIWAYSMGSAVALQTMPQLPEVKAAVLLAPMSDLGGVLYHQARRHYRGALTPLVPVVRASVRSDAGFDPKSIRPIDSVKKTRAKLLMIHGERDGTIPLEHSTRLLEACAPGQGKRIVVSDAGHGDVMWGLPEETRDEAIRFLEKNAAR, encoded by the coding sequence ATGAAATGGAGCTTTGGTGCCGCGGTGCTCATGCTTTCCTGCAGTTCCTGCATCACCCAGCGCGCGGCAGATCTGCTGACCGTGCCGCGCCGTGCGGCGGATGGAGAGCATTGGGAAAGGGAGACCAAGCTGAAGCCGCAGCGTTTCGAGGTGGTGGCTTCCGATGGCATCAAGCTCACCGGTTACCAGCTCGATCCTGCGCCGGGTACGAAGCGGCGCGGGACGGCGTATCTGCTGCATGGATTCGGGAATTCGAAGGAGCAGATGCTGCCGGTGGCGAAAGAGCTTTCCACTGCCGGGTTCCGTTGCGTCGCGTGGGATAGCCGCGGGCATGGCAAGAGCGAGGGGCGGCGCGCGACTTATGGCACCCGTGAAGTGGATGATGCCCTGCGGGTGATTCGCAGCAGCCGCGCGTTGAGCCATGGAAAACGCGAGCCGGAGGTGATCTGGGCTTACTCGATGGGCTCGGCGGTTGCCTTGCAAACGATGCCGCAGTTGCCGGAGGTCAAGGCGGCGGTGCTGCTTGCGCCGATGTCGGATCTTGGTGGCGTGCTCTACCATCAGGCACGACGCCACTACCGTGGTGCGCTTACCCCGCTGGTGCCGGTCGTGCGGGCCAGCGTGCGGAGTGATGCGGGGTTCGATCCGAAATCGATCCGGCCGATCGATTCAGTGAAGAAGACCCGCGCGAAGCTGCTGATGATCCATGGCGAGCGGGATGGCACGATTCCCTTGGAGCACTCGACGCGTCTGCTGGAAGCGTGCGCGCCAGGGCAGGGGAAGAGGATCGTGGTGAGCGATGCCGGCCATGGCGATGTGATGTGGGGCTTGCCGGAGGAGACCCGTGACGAGGCGATCCGTTTTTTGGAAAAGAACGCCGCCCGGTAA
- a CDS encoding redoxin domain-containing protein, whose protein sequence is MKSLLLTFAFAATAGTALAADPPTPPVMAIGSQVPDFSLPAIDGKTYTLSSFKDAKVLCLIFTCNHCPDAIAAAGRMEEIHQAYKDKGVAVVSINSSSPLGLTPDELGYGAHGDTFEEMPLFAKDNNWTMPYLYDGETQTLSAACGAQSTPHVFIFGQDRKLAYTGRLDDAGRKSGPVEKSYIKNALDSILAGEPVKEPVTRSFGCSTKWKWKESWRKKDQENWEAKEVTLEKLDADLAKKLRENASGNVRLINFWSTTCGPCIAEFPDLVDAYRRFQNRSFDFISISLDPVEDQAKAQKFLAKQHAALSDKTKPSMEKEGRKSNNYIFSGDNADKLAEAIDKEWTGAQPHTVLISPKGEILWRHSAQLDPVELRRQIVKALEGMP, encoded by the coding sequence TCGCCTTTGCCGCCACGGCAGGAACCGCCCTCGCCGCCGATCCTCCGACCCCGCCCGTGATGGCCATCGGCTCGCAAGTCCCTGATTTCTCGCTGCCGGCGATCGATGGGAAGACCTACACGCTCTCCTCTTTCAAGGACGCGAAGGTTCTCTGCCTGATTTTCACCTGCAATCACTGTCCGGACGCGATCGCTGCCGCCGGCCGCATGGAAGAGATCCACCAGGCCTACAAAGACAAGGGCGTGGCCGTGGTCTCGATCAATAGCAGCAGCCCCCTCGGCCTAACCCCGGACGAACTGGGCTACGGCGCCCATGGCGACACCTTCGAGGAGATGCCCCTCTTCGCCAAGGACAACAACTGGACGATGCCCTACCTCTACGACGGCGAAACCCAGACCCTCAGCGCGGCCTGCGGTGCGCAATCGACCCCGCACGTCTTCATCTTCGGCCAAGACCGCAAACTGGCCTATACCGGCCGCCTCGACGATGCCGGCCGCAAGTCCGGCCCGGTCGAGAAGAGCTACATCAAGAACGCGCTCGACTCGATCCTCGCCGGTGAGCCGGTGAAGGAGCCCGTCACCCGTTCCTTCGGCTGCTCCACCAAATGGAAGTGGAAGGAATCCTGGCGGAAGAAGGACCAGGAGAACTGGGAAGCCAAGGAAGTCACCCTCGAGAAGCTCGACGCCGACCTCGCGAAGAAGCTGCGCGAGAATGCTTCCGGCAACGTGCGTCTGATCAATTTCTGGTCCACCACCTGCGGTCCGTGCATCGCCGAGTTCCCGGATCTGGTCGATGCCTACCGCCGCTTCCAGAACCGCTCCTTCGACTTCATCAGCATCAGCCTCGATCCCGTCGAAGACCAGGCCAAGGCCCAGAAGTTCCTGGCCAAGCAACACGCCGCCCTCTCCGACAAGACCAAGCCCTCCATGGAGAAGGAAGGCCGCAAGTCGAACAACTACATCTTCTCCGGCGACAACGCCGACAAGCTCGCCGAGGCGATCGACAAGGAGTGGACCGGCGCCCAGCCGCACACCGTCCTTATCTCGCCCAAGGGAGAAATCCTCTGGCGCCACAGCGCCCAACTCGATCCGGTGGAACTCCGCCGCCAGATCGTGAAGGCCCTCGAAGGCATGCCCTGA